One genomic window of Trachemys scripta elegans isolate TJP31775 chromosome 15, CAS_Tse_1.0, whole genome shotgun sequence includes the following:
- the LOC117887875 gene encoding uncharacterized protein LOC117887875 has translation MTTAKPKRLKFSEEEKFLILEEFSLRKDILIPKSGRYRNTMDRQRAWEEITAAVNSLSPLVQRTPDEIRKKWHNMVIDARKELTTVKHPLLRQRPQERLFHNIFALFNKTGPELAEPLLLGPGFRTKPSSVPAGTTVPLCAAEGMRESSSDLFLHSQNDGLQLSQGNKLLCKTEVLLDSDKEMAPGTGCPGKSFIRAPGDPQPSDLCLGGSQESVEKRLLGPSKDPPLTCAPVAETHPVPIPRTTSPPSHGPEVPAPGRTPVPLNCSPDFALAYKIKCPLSPVFEWPCLGVISSPVTQSSRTDSPSSEGLHTAMDDNASASVTEDSLPSQRGSVGPAKELWEKHSRLHTEILELQKETLQLQKEKIVLEKEKLLLEIVKLRRELDT, from the exons ATGACCACAGCCAAGCCAAAAAGACTCAAGTTTTCCGAAGAAGAGAAGTTCCTCATCCTTGAAGAATTCAGCTTGCGCAAGGACATCCTGATCCCCAAGAGCGGGCGCTACAGGAACACGATGGACCGTCAGCGAGCGTGGGAAGAAATCACTGCTGCCGTCAACTCCCTCAGCCCGCTCGTGCAGCGCACGCCTGACGAGATCCGCAAGAAGTGGCATAACATGGTCATTGACGCCCGCAAGGAGCTGACCACGGTGAAACACCCCTTGTTGAGGCAGCGGCCCCAGGAGAGGCTCTTCCACAACATCTTTGCTCTCTTCAATAAGACAGGGCCGGAGCTGGCAGAACCATTGCTTCTGGGCCCTGGGTTCAGAACGAAGCCGTCCAGCGTCCCGGCTGGAACCACAGTGCCTCTCTGCGCAGCGGAGGGGATGCGGGAGTCTTCGTCAGACTTATTCCTCCACAGCCAGAATGATGGGCTTCAGCTGAGCCAGGGGAACAAACTGCTCTGCAAAACGGAAGTCCTTTTGGACTCAGACAAAGAAATGGCACCAGGGACTGGCTGTCCAGGAAAGAGCTTCATCCGTGCGCCAGGGGACCCGCAGCCCAGCGATTTGTGCTTGGGTGGATCTCAAGAGAGTGTGGAAAAGAGACTGTTGGGCCCCAGTAAGGATCCTCCGCTGACTTGTGCGCCCGTAGCTGAGACACACCCTGTGCCAATTCCCAGGACTACCTCGCCACCGAGCCATGGACCTGAGGTGCCTGCTCCTGGCAGGACTCCGGTGCCTCTGAACTGCTCCCCTGACTTTGCACTGGCCTATAAGATCAAGTGCCCTTTGAGCCCTGTATTCGAATGGCCTTGCCTAGGGGTCATCTCAAGCCCAGTCACACAAAGCAGCAGGACTGACAGCCCCAGCTCGGAAGGCCTCCACACAGCAATGGATGATAATG CAAGCGCATCTGTGACCGAAGATTCGCTGCCCAGCCAGAGGGGTTCTGTCGGGCCAGCCAAGGAGCTTTGGGAGAAGCACAGCCGGCTGCACACCGAGATCCTGGAGCTGCAGAAAGAGACCTTGCAGCTGCAGAAGGAAAAGATCGTGCTGGAGAAAGAGAAACTCTTACTGGAAATTGTCAAACTGCGGCGAGAACTGGACACGTGA